One part of the Melitaea cinxia chromosome 8, ilMelCinx1.1, whole genome shotgun sequence genome encodes these proteins:
- the LOC123655527 gene encoding protein FAM151A, which translates to MKMFSIILFAVTASLAFGEEEAMRNLTTVTWAHAVNNKTYLEAALASEVCMLEADVVVGQLIGKDGPPLPIMAHPPATTSDLSLADFLTGVSQFNNVNVKQKGVKLDFKSIEAFEKAQDVIAPFSKPEVTFPLWLNADILPGPIKATTEPVDPVKFLELASKHPRAVLSIGWTTNYGGNITEGEYSREQIGAMLRLVNEHHVNQTVTFPVRAGLASNSQPVILDILRETTSLNSSITVWSSDGDNVEVERLRALILTVGLERTYLDVPHELAAKLHLPPPKAKSKN; encoded by the exons ATGAAAATGTTCTCGATAATACTGTTCGCCGTTACAg cttCCTTGGCGTTCGGCGAGGAAGAAGCCATGAGAAACCTAACGACCGTCACATGGGCTCACGCCGTCAACAACAAAACGTATCTGGAAGCGGCGTTGGCAA GCGAAGTGTGTATGCTCGAAGCGGATGTCGTCGTGGGTCAGCTGATCGGTAAAGACGGCCCCCCTTTACCTATCATGGCTCACCCCCCAGCAACGACTTCTGACCTCAGTCTAGCAGACTTCCTTACTGGTGTCTCCCAATTCAACAACGTCAACGTTAAGCAGAAAGGGGTCAAGTTGGACTTCAAAAGCATCGAAGCTTTCGAGAAAGCTCAAGATGTGATAGCGCCGTTTAGCAAGCCGGAG GTAACATTCCCGCTCTGGCTGAATGCAGACATCCTACCTGGTCCAATAAAAGCGACAACAGAACCCGTGGACCCCGTTAAATTCTTAGAACTGGCGTCCAAACACCCGCGGGCCGTTCTGTCCATTGGATGGACCACAAACTATGGCGGTAATATCACTGAAGGCGAGTACAGCCGAGAACAGATCGGAGCAATGCTGAGGCTGGTCAACGAACACCACGTTAACCAAACTGTTACATTTcct GTTCGTGCTGGTCTAGCCTCCAACAGCCAGCCGGTCATTCTAGACATTTTGAGGGAAACCACATCCCTTAATTCATCCATCACGGTCTGGTCTAGCGACGGTGACAATGTGGAAGTGGAGAGACTTCGGGCCCTCATCCTGACCGTGGGCCTGGAGAGGACCTATCTCGACGTGCCCCATGAACTAGCTGCCAAGCTACACCTACCACCCCCGAAGGCTAAATccaagaattaa